In Desulfobulbus oralis, one DNA window encodes the following:
- a CDS encoding tetratricopeptide repeat protein, whose translation MRLWSRLGFTVAAVLLVFAAAAWAGEDMAALRARAEQGDAQAQFNLGEMYRTGEGVAQDYKEAAAWYRKAAEQGDAQAQLNLGLMYYEGAGVVKDKQEAMAWVRKAAEQGDAQAQYSLGLMYSKGEGVAQDYKEAAAWYRKAAEQGHAQAQFILGLMYDSGEGVAQDHKQAAAWWRRAAEQGFAMAQFNLGNSYYEGKGVAKDDKEAMAWFRKAAEQGFAKAQFNLGLMYLNGDGVAKDKKEAAAWFRKAADQGHADARAALQKLQ comes from the coding sequence ATGAGGTTGTGGTCGAGGTTGGGCTTTACCGTGGCGGCCGTGCTGCTGGTCTTCGCGGCTGCGGCCTGGGCAGGGGAAGACATGGCCGCGCTGCGTGCCAGGGCGGAGCAGGGCGATGCCCAGGCCCAGTTCAATTTGGGCGAGATGTACCGCACAGGTGAAGGCGTGGCTCAGGATTACAAGGAGGCGGCCGCCTGGTATCGCAAAGCCGCGGAGCAGGGCGATGCCCAGGCCCAGTTGAATCTGGGGCTGATGTACTACGAAGGCGCAGGCGTGGTCAAAGACAAGCAGGAGGCAATGGCCTGGGTTCGCAAAGCCGCGGAGCAGGGCGATGCCCAGGCCCAGTACAGTCTGGGGCTGATGTACAGCAAAGGCGAAGGTGTGGCCCAGGATTACAAGGAGGCGGCCGCCTGGTATCGCAAAGCCGCGGAGCAGGGCCATGCCCAGGCCCAGTTCATTCTGGGACTGATGTACGACAGTGGTGAGGGGGTGGCCCAGGATCACAAGCAGGCGGCGGCCTGGTGGCGCAGGGCCGCGGAGCAGGGCTTTGCCATGGCCCAGTTCAATCTGGGCAATAGCTACTACGAAGGCAAAGGCGTGGCCAAAGACGACAAGGAGGCAATGGCCTGGTTCCGCAAAGCCGCGGAGCAGGGCTTTGCCAAGGCCCAGTTCAATCTGGGGCTGATGTACCTCAACGGCGATGGCGTGGCTAAAGACAAGAAGGAGGCGGCCGCCTGGTTCCGCAAAGCCGCGGACCAGGGCCATGCCGATGCCAGGGCCGCCCTGCAGAAGCTGCAGTAG
- a CDS encoding tetratricopeptide repeat protein has translation MKRFVLLLSLLGAALMLAGCVSWYTSATIIPYTGDVPAEKLCTLNIEEAITVQTLDGHPVTWARKKSDDWVQVRVPAGTHTFVFDYRHTSLQGAGEYPTRTVWSKKPLMFTYNFLAGREYSILARDEPGVDIGVFIKDATGQPHLGVTNFMPLTGGWEKVPVYITEDVSGGEDRAAALRGAAEKGDAQAQLNLGLMYYKGDGVAKDDKEAAAWFRRAADQGHAGAQNNLGVMYREGKGVVKDDKEAVAWFRRAADQDIAQAQFNLGLMYYNGDGVAKDDKEAAAWYRRAADQGHAGARAALQKLQ, from the coding sequence ATGAAACGCTTTGTCCTGTTGCTCTCATTGCTTGGCGCTGCCCTCATGCTTGCCGGCTGCGTCAGCTGGTACACGTCTGCAACCATTATTCCCTACACCGGTGATGTGCCGGCGGAAAAACTCTGCACGCTCAACATCGAAGAAGCCATAACCGTACAGACGCTGGACGGACATCCCGTCACGTGGGCAAGGAAGAAATCCGACGACTGGGTGCAGGTACGTGTTCCGGCGGGCACGCATACCTTTGTCTTCGATTACCGCCACACATCGCTTCAAGGCGCGGGGGAGTATCCCACTAGAACGGTGTGGTCAAAAAAACCTCTGATGTTCACATATAATTTTCTGGCTGGCCGTGAATATTCGATCCTTGCCCGTGATGAGCCCGGCGTTGATATCGGCGTTTTTATCAAGGATGCCACCGGCCAACCCCATCTGGGGGTGACGAACTTTATGCCGCTCACCGGCGGGTGGGAGAAAGTCCCTGTCTATATAACGGAGGATGTCTCTGGGGGAGAAGACAGGGCGGCCGCCCTGCGCGGCGCGGCGGAAAAAGGCGATGCCCAGGCCCAGTTGAATTTGGGGCTGATGTACTACAAGGGCGATGGCGTGGCCAAAGACGACAAGGAGGCGGCCGCCTGGTTCCGCAGGGCCGCGGACCAGGGCCATGCCGGTGCCCAGAACAATCTGGGGGTGATGTACCGCGAAGGCAAAGGTGTGGTCAAAGACGACAAGGAGGCAGTCGCCTGGTTCCGCAGGGCCGCGGATCAGGACATTGCCCAGGCCCAGTTCAATCTGGGGCTGATGTACTACAACGGCGATGGCGTGGCCAAAGACGACAAGGAGGCGGCCGCCTGGTACCGCAGGGCCGCGGACCAGGGCCATGCCGGTGCCAGGGCCGCCCTGCAGAAGCTGCAGTAG
- a CDS encoding YbjN domain-containing protein, whose amino-acid sequence MAISQLEEKSYEVLCLFYFFGAFYGSEAFAETRLVTAADPEAILEVAKGYGRASLGKDSQGDPHIEGKMGGLLYQIVFHYCTQGANCKSIQFFAGWRKTQKEVPLDVINKWNSERLFAYGCIFSVWNDGGVA is encoded by the coding sequence TTGGCCATATCCCAACTCGAGGAGAAGAGCTATGAAGTGCTTTGTCTTTTTTATTTTTTTGGTGCTTTTTATGGCTCGGAGGCCTTTGCCGAGACAAGGCTTGTCACGGCCGCCGACCCCGAGGCTATCCTGGAGGTGGCCAAAGGATATGGCAGGGCCAGTCTGGGCAAGGACTCCCAGGGTGACCCTCATATTGAGGGAAAGATGGGAGGGCTTCTATACCAAATTGTTTTTCATTATTGCACACAAGGTGCCAACTGCAAGAGTATACAGTTTTTTGCTGGATGGAGAAAGACTCAGAAAGAGGTTCCGTTGGATGTAATCAATAAATGGAACAGTGAACGGCTTTTTGCTTATGGATGTATTTTTTCCGTATGGAATGACGGAGGAGTTGCTTGA
- a CDS encoding VIT and vWA domain-containing protein translates to MRGAIFVGMDVVMAGRRLRALVLERTEARQEYERGIESGDAPILVERSAPGLYTANLGNIEHGKDVDVTLRYVQLLSCEQGGFRLTIPCTIAPRYGDRHLAGGLAPHENADADILSRYPLTLRLLLCGTLAGATVHCPSHPCQVGNTAEGTVVTLAPGAMPDRDCIFTISAPGRPSFALTGPDLDGRHLILAGFRPVFPAALSKPLCLKILADCSGSMAGDSIGSLKRGLTGLLAMLENGDHVSYSRFGSKVRLETPGFLRWSLESGDVRERLADAFARTEADMGGTEMERALLATFNDIRLPKDAPHAPCVLLITDGAVWDVDAVVHAARSSGERIFAIGVGSAPAESLLRQLALQTGGACAFVSPNEDIFPPLRNMVDRMRGPETDSLRVEWGRTPAWQSALPLRLYSGDTVHVFASFTGSAASRTAPILRWRGDGKECDLSAGIPDLIESDAIARLAGAARLEAAATPEEARSLALRYQLLSQHTALFLIHEQEGEKGMDFPALHQVPQMMAAGHGGFGSVRDRRCYAVVEDLGVPGGPSARGLGAGPYVPPVDADETTAFIKEAAACLASSRPALSPLGLLRDFEARAADGVHGLSQMARVFDALRLNGPERVFAAISAWVHMGEDAVGVLFLDWLRQRLADTYTMPEQTLLALQNLLAWLGCMARARAERVARANALFARIFAGIGPDTWGGQEKGAGAEDKAGK, encoded by the coding sequence TTGCGGGGCGCCATATTTGTCGGCATGGACGTTGTCATGGCCGGCCGGCGGCTGCGGGCCCTTGTCCTGGAACGAACGGAGGCCCGGCAGGAGTACGAGAGGGGCATCGAGAGCGGCGATGCGCCTATCCTGGTGGAGCGGAGCGCTCCGGGCCTGTATACGGCCAATCTGGGGAATATCGAACACGGCAAAGACGTGGACGTGACACTGCGCTACGTCCAGTTGCTGTCCTGCGAACAGGGCGGGTTCCGCCTGACCATCCCCTGCACCATAGCGCCCCGCTACGGCGACCGGCATCTGGCGGGCGGTCTGGCGCCGCACGAAAACGCGGATGCGGACATACTGAGCAGATATCCCCTGACCCTGCGGCTCCTCCTGTGCGGAACGCTTGCCGGGGCCACGGTGCACTGCCCGAGTCACCCCTGCCAGGTCGGGAATACGGCGGAAGGCACAGTCGTCACCCTGGCTCCCGGAGCCATGCCGGATCGCGACTGCATCTTCACCATCAGTGCCCCGGGGCGGCCATCCTTTGCCCTGACCGGACCGGATCTGGACGGCCGGCACCTGATTCTGGCCGGCTTCCGGCCCGTCTTTCCCGCTGCCCTCTCCAAACCCCTGTGCCTGAAGATTCTGGCCGACTGCTCCGGCTCCATGGCCGGAGACAGTATCGGCAGTCTGAAAAGGGGATTGACCGGCCTGCTGGCGATGCTGGAGAACGGAGACCACGTTTCCTACAGCCGTTTCGGCAGCAAGGTGCGGCTCGAAACTCCCGGCTTTCTGCGCTGGTCTTTGGAGTCCGGAGATGTCCGGGAAAGACTGGCCGACGCCTTTGCCCGAACCGAAGCGGATATGGGCGGCACGGAGATGGAGCGCGCCCTGCTTGCGACTTTCAACGATATTCGCCTGCCGAAGGACGCGCCGCATGCGCCCTGTGTTCTGCTCATCACCGACGGAGCCGTCTGGGATGTGGATGCCGTTGTCCATGCGGCCCGCAGTTCGGGAGAACGCATCTTCGCCATCGGCGTGGGCAGCGCTCCGGCGGAAAGTCTGCTCAGGCAACTGGCCCTGCAAACGGGTGGCGCGTGTGCCTTCGTTTCTCCCAACGAGGATATTTTTCCGCCGCTGCGGAACATGGTGGACAGGATGCGCGGGCCGGAGACCGATTCCCTGCGGGTCGAATGGGGGCGTACACCGGCCTGGCAATCCGCCCTGCCCCTGCGTCTGTACAGCGGAGATACCGTGCATGTGTTCGCCTCGTTCACCGGATCGGCTGCATCCCGGACCGCACCGATCCTGCGCTGGCGCGGAGACGGCAAGGAGTGCGATCTTTCGGCCGGAATTCCGGACCTGATCGAAAGTGATGCCATTGCCCGTCTGGCCGGAGCCGCGCGCCTGGAAGCAGCCGCGACCCCGGAAGAAGCCCGTTCCCTGGCGCTCCGTTACCAACTGCTCAGTCAACATACCGCCCTGTTCCTGATCCACGAGCAGGAAGGAGAAAAGGGTATGGACTTTCCCGCGCTGCACCAGGTCCCCCAGATGATGGCCGCCGGTCACGGCGGCTTCGGTTCCGTGCGCGATCGACGCTGCTATGCGGTAGTGGAGGATCTCGGAGTCCCTGGCGGCCCGTCGGCCAGAGGTCTGGGCGCCGGTCCCTATGTACCTCCCGTCGACGCCGATGAAACCACTGCCTTCATCAAAGAGGCGGCGGCCTGCCTCGCTTCCTCCCGACCGGCCCTGTCACCGCTGGGCCTCCTGCGGGATTTCGAGGCCAGGGCCGCGGACGGCGTGCACGGCCTGAGCCAGATGGCAAGGGTCTTCGATGCACTGCGGCTAAACGGGCCGGAGCGTGTTTTTGCCGCCATCAGCGCCTGGGTGCACATGGGTGAAGATGCGGTCGGCGTATTGTTTCTGGACTGGCTGCGGCAACGCCTGGCCGATACCTACACCATGCCGGAGCAGACGCTTCTTGCGCTGCAAAATCTCCTGGCCTGGCTCGGCTGTATGGCCAGGGCGCGCGCGGAAAGAGTCGCGCGCGCCAACGCGCTCTTTGCCCGAATCTTCGCCGGTATCGGCCCGGACACCTGGGGAGGGCAGGAGAAAGGAGCAGGAGCGGAGGACAAAGCAGGCAAGTGA
- a CDS encoding MerR family transcriptional regulator, giving the protein MTSRMLSLDELCRLTGFSKRTVRYYIQLGLVSRPIGEARAAKYSREHLGQLLRIRELSTAGVSLECIREVLAGAEAPVPPRQRQPGDVEVRSHIHIAPGIELQIAPEEAGISPERLRLFIKEIMRVVDNMPDETGNTTHNE; this is encoded by the coding sequence ATGACATCAAGGATGCTTTCTTTGGACGAGCTGTGCCGGCTGACCGGTTTCAGCAAACGCACGGTTCGCTACTACATCCAGCTTGGCCTGGTTTCCCGGCCCATAGGGGAAGCCAGGGCGGCCAAGTACAGCAGGGAGCATCTGGGCCAGTTGCTCAGGATCCGGGAGCTGTCCACGGCCGGGGTATCCCTGGAGTGTATCCGCGAGGTGCTGGCGGGCGCGGAGGCGCCCGTTCCGCCGCGGCAACGCCAGCCGGGAGATGTGGAGGTTCGCAGTCACATCCACATCGCACCGGGGATCGAGCTGCAGATTGCCCCCGAGGAAGCGGGGATAAGTCCTGAGCGACTACGGCTGTTCATCAAAGAAATTATGAGAGTGGTTGACAACATGCCGGATGAAACGGGGAATACCACCCACAATGAATAG
- a CDS encoding lysophospholipid acyltransferase family protein, whose amino-acid sequence MSISLACSALGRRIALALLPPLVARLMRLWFGTCRLEVRDAQEFYGRLERGDQMIASFWHYSFFYLFYYLRGRHAATMVSASTDGEYIARLALCFGHQPVRGSSHRRGFRALREMLAALARGLNAGIVADGSQGPARRAQAGCILMASHSGCPIFPVAWAASRAIIFHSWDRTVLPLPFSRIVLYHGPPIPVPPDLSAAETEAWRQHLEDELNRLYHAAWQALGKGPHDGNRARRRHAVAGGRQHNQPSGQQTLHI is encoded by the coding sequence TTGTCCATATCCCTGGCATGCAGCGCGCTGGGCCGCAGGATCGCGCTGGCCCTTCTACCGCCGCTCGTGGCCAGGCTCATGCGGCTCTGGTTCGGCACCTGCAGGCTGGAGGTCCGCGATGCGCAGGAATTTTACGGGCGCCTGGAACGCGGCGACCAGATGATTGCCAGCTTCTGGCATTACAGCTTTTTCTATCTCTTCTACTATCTGCGGGGCCGGCACGCGGCAACCATGGTGAGCGCCAGCACGGACGGCGAATACATTGCCCGGCTGGCCCTGTGCTTCGGTCATCAGCCGGTGCGCGGCTCCTCACACCGCCGGGGTTTTCGTGCGCTGCGGGAAATGCTGGCAGCGCTGGCCCGGGGCCTGAATGCAGGCATTGTGGCCGACGGCTCGCAGGGGCCGGCGAGGCGGGCGCAGGCCGGCTGCATCCTCATGGCCTCGCACTCCGGCTGTCCCATTTTTCCGGTGGCCTGGGCTGCCAGCAGGGCCATCATTTTCCACAGTTGGGACAGAACGGTCCTGCCCCTGCCCTTTTCCCGCATCGTGCTCTACCACGGCCCGCCCATCCCTGTGCCGCCGGACCTCTCCGCTGCGGAGACAGAGGCCTGGCGACAACACCTGGAAGACGAACTGAACCGTCTCTACCATGCGGCCTGGCAGGCGCTGGGCAAGGGGCCGCATGACGGGAACCGGGCCCGTCGGCGCCATGCGGTGGCAGGCGGCAGGCAGCACAATCAACCGAGCGGGCAACAAACGCTTCATATATGA
- a CDS encoding cobyrinate a,c-diamide synthase — translation MNTQSTRALVIAGLSGGSGKSVASVGLLAALKARGLQVQPFKKGPDYIDAGWLAQAAGRPCYNLDAYLAGPEQVQATFYGHLAGADLALVEGNRGLFDGVDAAGSSSTAELAILLHLPVLLMMNCTKATRTMAALALGCRNFESRLKLAGVLLNQVANARQEKVIREALAGIDMPVLGVIPKLGRDIFPMRHLGVTPHQEYAGAEQAVSHLGGLAARHFDLDAILALTQPTAPAAAAAAAVPGAAAGLKIGVLRDAAFQFYYEENLEALRAGGAELAAINALTAPALPSGLHALYIGGGFPETSAQALAENTAFLASLRAAIDAGLPVYAECGGLIYLGRSLLLDGREYPLAGVFPASFALSKKPQAHGYSRLRVEGQNAFYRPGQLIRGHEFRYSTVQDWSGRSAALGMRVERGTGFYAGRDGLVYKNVLALYTHVLASATPEWAAGMLAAAARYAAEKTDR, via the coding sequence ATGAACACGCAAAGCACTCGTGCACTCGTCATCGCCGGTCTGAGCGGCGGCTCGGGCAAATCCGTGGCCTCGGTAGGGCTGCTGGCCGCCTTGAAGGCACGCGGCCTTCAGGTGCAGCCTTTCAAGAAAGGGCCGGACTACATCGACGCCGGCTGGCTGGCGCAGGCGGCAGGCCGGCCCTGCTACAATCTGGACGCGTATCTGGCCGGGCCGGAGCAGGTGCAGGCCACCTTTTACGGGCACCTGGCCGGCGCCGATCTGGCGCTTGTCGAGGGCAACCGGGGGCTTTTCGACGGCGTGGACGCGGCGGGCAGCTCCTCCACGGCCGAACTGGCCATCCTCCTGCACCTGCCGGTGCTCCTGATGATGAACTGCACCAAGGCGACCCGCACCATGGCGGCGCTGGCCCTGGGCTGCCGGAACTTCGAGTCACGGCTCAAGCTCGCGGGCGTGCTGCTGAATCAGGTGGCGAACGCCCGGCAGGAAAAGGTCATCCGCGAGGCCCTGGCAGGTATCGACATGCCGGTTCTGGGGGTCATTCCCAAGCTGGGCCGGGACATCTTTCCCATGCGGCATCTGGGCGTGACTCCGCATCAGGAGTACGCAGGCGCGGAGCAGGCGGTGAGTCATCTGGGCGGGCTCGCGGCCCGTCATTTCGACCTCGATGCGATTCTGGCGCTCACACAGCCCACGGCCCCGGCGGCCGCAGCCGCGGCCGCTGTACCCGGGGCAGCGGCCGGACTGAAAATCGGCGTGCTCAGGGATGCGGCCTTCCAGTTCTACTACGAGGAGAATCTGGAAGCGCTCAGGGCCGGCGGGGCGGAGCTGGCGGCCATCAATGCGCTCACAGCCCCCGCACTGCCCAGCGGCCTGCATGCGCTGTACATCGGCGGCGGTTTCCCGGAAACCAGCGCCCAGGCGCTCGCGGAAAACACGGCCTTTCTCGCCTCGCTCCGGGCCGCGATAGATGCGGGGCTGCCCGTCTATGCGGAATGCGGCGGGCTGATCTATCTGGGCAGATCGCTCTTGCTGGACGGCAGGGAATATCCGCTGGCGGGCGTGTTTCCGGCCAGCTTTGCCCTCAGCAAAAAACCGCAGGCCCACGGCTATTCAAGGCTCCGGGTCGAGGGCCAAAACGCCTTTTACAGGCCAGGCCAGCTCATCCGCGGCCACGAATTCCGTTACTCCACGGTACAGGACTGGAGCGGCCGGAGTGCCGCACTCGGCATGCGGGTGGAGCGGGGCACCGGCTTTTATGCAGGCCGGGACGGGCTGGTTTACAAAAACGTTCTGGCCCTCTACACCCACGTTCTGGCGAGCGCCACCCCGGAATGGGCCGCAGGCATGCTGGCTGCCGCAGCCCGATATGCGGCAGAAAAGACAGACAGGTGA
- a CDS encoding NAD(P)H-hydrate dehydratase, with the protein MDTGNLLASAGEMQALDRKTIEEIGIPGAVLMENAGRATVAAMERHFGPAAGKRVIIFAGPGNNGGDGLVMARCLADRGALPSVLLVGDPARLPPDAARNWAILERLQVARRVIDPNAAWPTDWQEASSRPLHSVVDALFGIGLTRPLSGCYLAALHAMRDLARASACPIVAADMPSGLHSDTGAILGEAVQADLTVTYGLAKPGHLHNGGPRIGILEVADIGIPSQAAAAANLAGRLLDGRVLARLPPRARTSHKGSHGHVLVLAGSTGKSGAAILAAKGALASGAGLVSCALPAALLPIFATAVAEAMSEPLAASDHLAHADLAAVARLCAGKAALLIGPGLGRHPETAGLVTALYRERPEPMVVDADALNILAADREALAAPGGPRILCPHPGEMARLLDLPVPELQRDRLASAQRLCSLCGPHQPIVALLKGAGTVVAANKAAGGLWAVNSSGNPGMASGGMGDVLAGVIAGLLAQHHEPWLAACAGVWLHGAAADLLAKERPFGYTAGEVAAALPRLFADRRKKRQSPDSGEEQIC; encoded by the coding sequence ATGGACACAGGGAATCTGCTGGCCTCTGCCGGCGAGATGCAGGCGCTGGACAGAAAGACCATCGAGGAAATCGGCATTCCAGGCGCGGTGCTGATGGAGAACGCGGGCCGGGCCACGGTGGCGGCCATGGAACGGCACTTCGGGCCGGCGGCCGGCAAGCGGGTGATCATCTTTGCCGGGCCGGGCAACAACGGCGGCGACGGACTGGTGATGGCCCGCTGTCTTGCCGACCGGGGCGCCTTGCCCTCTGTACTGCTGGTGGGCGATCCCGCCAGACTGCCGCCGGACGCGGCCCGGAACTGGGCCATCCTGGAGCGGCTGCAGGTGGCGCGCAGGGTGATCGATCCGAACGCTGCATGGCCAACAGACTGGCAGGAGGCATCCAGCCGCCCCCTGCACAGCGTGGTGGACGCGCTCTTCGGCATTGGCCTGACGAGGCCGCTCAGCGGCTGCTATCTCGCAGCGCTGCACGCCATGCGGGACCTGGCCCGGGCCAGCGCCTGCCCCATTGTGGCGGCGGACATGCCCTCCGGCCTGCACAGCGACACCGGCGCCATTCTGGGCGAGGCCGTCCAGGCGGATCTGACCGTCACCTATGGTCTGGCCAAGCCCGGGCATCTGCACAACGGCGGCCCCCGGATCGGCATCCTCGAGGTGGCGGACATCGGCATCCCGTCGCAGGCGGCAGCGGCAGCCAACCTGGCGGGCCGCCTGCTCGACGGCCGGGTGCTGGCCCGCTTGCCGCCTCGGGCCCGGACCAGCCACAAGGGCAGTCATGGCCACGTGCTGGTGCTGGCCGGTTCCACCGGCAAGAGCGGAGCCGCGATTCTGGCCGCCAAAGGCGCGCTGGCAAGCGGAGCCGGGCTGGTGAGCTGCGCCCTGCCGGCCGCTCTGCTCCCCATTTTCGCCACGGCCGTGGCCGAGGCCATGAGCGAGCCACTGGCCGCCTCCGACCATCTGGCCCATGCGGATCTCGCCGCTGTCGCCAGACTCTGTGCCGGCAAGGCGGCGCTGCTCATCGGCCCGGGCCTGGGCCGGCATCCGGAAACCGCAGGGCTGGTCACGGCCCTCTACCGGGAACGACCCGAGCCCATGGTCGTGGACGCGGACGCGCTCAATATCCTGGCTGCCGACAGAGAGGCGCTCGCCGCTCCCGGCGGCCCGCGCATCCTCTGCCCGCATCCCGGAGAAATGGCCCGCCTGCTGGACTTGCCCGTGCCGGAACTGCAGCGAGACCGGCTCGCCTCGGCACAGAGGCTCTGCAGCCTCTGCGGTCCGCATCAGCCCATTGTGGCCCTGCTCAAGGGCGCGGGCACGGTGGTGGCGGCGAACAAGGCGGCGGGCGGGCTTTGGGCCGTCAACAGCAGCGGCAATCCGGGCATGGCCAGCGGCGGCATGGGCGACGTGCTGGCCGGCGTCATTGCCGGGCTCCTGGCCCAGCATCATGAGCCATGGCTGGCCGCCTGCGCGGGCGTGTGGCTGCACGGGGCAGCAGCCGACCTCCTGGCAAAAGAACGGCCCTTCGGCTACACTGCGGGCGAAGTGGCCGCAGCCCTGCCCCGTTTGTTCGCGGACAGGCGCAAAAAAAGGCAAAGCCCTGACTCTGGGGAGGAGCAGATATGCTGA
- a CDS encoding CBS domain-containing protein, producing the protein MLTAKDLMNREVITVQADQNVRELAELFLRKNFSGAPVVDGAGKLIGIVTRNDLIFTRKRVQLPRSIAILDAFFFLDSPDKMRHEMQKIAGSRVGDICTGNPVTVSPEATMEEVATIMAERRVHTLPVVAEGQIVGVIGKTDIIRAMVQQV; encoded by the coding sequence ATGCTGACAGCGAAAGACCTGATGAACAGGGAAGTCATCACCGTGCAGGCGGATCAGAATGTACGCGAGCTGGCCGAACTCTTTCTGCGCAAAAACTTCAGTGGTGCGCCGGTTGTGGATGGGGCGGGCAAACTGATCGGGATCGTCACCCGAAACGATCTGATCTTTACCCGCAAGCGGGTGCAACTGCCCAGAAGCATCGCCATCCTGGATGCCTTTTTCTTTCTGGACAGTCCGGACAAGATGCGGCATGAGATGCAGAAGATCGCAGGTTCGCGGGTGGGCGACATCTGCACCGGAAACCCGGTGACCGTCTCTCCCGAGGCAACCATGGAGGAAGTGGCCACCATCATGGCGGAAAGGCGCGTCCACACCCTGCCCGTGGTGGCTGAGGGTCAGATCGTGGGGGTCATCGGCAAGACCGATATCATTCGGGCAATGGTGCAGCAGGTCTGA
- a CDS encoding GGDEF domain-containing response regulator produces the protein MSCPQSDPPRPLILVVSGERSLHTVLRGFLEGEGFLIMAAEDGASALALLQRQAVDMVLLDLHLSGMSGRELCLTINRQMAEPPPLLVMIERYQDVEAHQLHEAGVADYVRKPPHLPVLLQRIRTLLRAQQTCRALGLLTQKYEMILDTVDSGICGVDCHGLIAYMNQAGRHLLGYTTDELLGRHCREIFHIALAGSESFEENCFPFLDSDQEDAPAHFNEARMERRDGSTFLAELRSAPLILDGRLTGGVAVFQDITERQKAEQLIRHMANHDALTNLPNRNHLLARLPQAICLARRQERPLFLLFIDLDRFKPVNDLHGHAVGDEVLIQVGKRLKSAVRTADSVCRLGGDEFVILLESASSLHGAIMVAERAIELLNQPVDVHGLCCSIGASIGIAAYPDNAATADELLRHADQAMYEAKKMGRNCWRLYGDQGGGRNAARPFRPAAPLPE, from the coding sequence ATGTCCTGTCCCCAGTCCGATCCACCCCGGCCGCTGATCCTTGTGGTCAGCGGGGAGCGAAGCCTGCATACCGTGTTACGCGGGTTTCTGGAAGGTGAGGGCTTCCTGATCATGGCGGCGGAGGACGGCGCTTCCGCCCTTGCCCTCCTGCAGCGGCAGGCGGTGGACATGGTGCTTCTGGACCTGCATCTGTCCGGCATGAGCGGGCGGGAGCTGTGCCTGACCATCAATCGGCAGATGGCCGAGCCGCCGCCGCTTCTGGTCATGATCGAAAGGTACCAGGATGTGGAGGCGCACCAGCTCCACGAGGCCGGGGTGGCGGATTATGTCCGCAAACCGCCGCATCTGCCGGTGCTGCTCCAGCGGATCCGTACTCTGCTCAGGGCGCAGCAGACCTGCCGTGCCCTGGGTCTGCTCACGCAGAAATACGAAATGATCCTGGATACGGTGGACAGCGGCATCTGCGGCGTCGACTGCCATGGCCTGATCGCCTACATGAACCAGGCGGGCCGGCATCTGCTCGGCTACACAACGGACGAGCTGCTGGGCCGGCACTGCCGGGAGATTTTCCATATTGCCCTGGCAGGCAGCGAGTCCTTTGAGGAAAACTGCTTTCCCTTTCTGGATTCAGACCAGGAGGATGCGCCGGCCCATTTCAACGAGGCGCGTATGGAGCGCCGGGACGGCAGCACCTTTCTGGCCGAGCTGCGCTCCGCACCGCTCATTCTGGACGGCCGCCTCACCGGCGGCGTGGCGGTGTTCCAGGATATCACCGAACGCCAGAAGGCGGAGCAGCTCATCCGCCACATGGCCAATCACGACGCCCTGACCAATCTGCCCAACCGCAACCATCTGCTGGCGCGCCTGCCCCAGGCCATTTGTCTGGCCCGGCGGCAGGAGCGGCCGCTTTTTCTGCTCTTTATCGATCTGGACCGCTTCAAGCCCGTGAACGACCTCCATGGCCATGCCGTGGGCGATGAAGTGCTGATTCAGGTGGGCAAACGGCTGAAAAGCGCTGTCCGCACCGCAGACTCGGTGTGCCGTCTGGGCGGGGATGAATTTGTGATCCTTCTGGAAAGCGCGTCCTCGCTCCACGGCGCCATCATGGTGGCCGAGCGGGCCATCGAGCTGCTGAACCAGCCGGTGGATGTGCACGGGCTCTGCTGTTCCATCGGTGCGAGCATCGGCATTGCCGCATATCCGGACAATGCCGCCACCGCAGACGAGCTGCTGCGTCATGCCGACCAGGCCATGTACGAGGCCAAGAAAATGGGCCGCAACTGCTGGCGTCTGTACGGCGACCAGGGCGGCGGGCGGAACGCCGCCAGGCCCTTCAGACCTGCTGCACCATTGCCCGAATGA